A genomic stretch from Penicillium digitatum chromosome 4, complete sequence includes:
- a CDS encoding Intermediate filament protein: MTTTSQNPHCVMKNKAVLVSIPDSEFSCRTRLFIAHDRTANEGSISIRFTAQLANLRGRSQVLTLIIPPEIVGNCELVWASDDDLCPYRLLTKLPAPETEPSAVSTLRLILNNTDLNFAAFAKICQSKSLLLHISQRQFGDEERGQLKAFLGALRKSNLREKLFGTKRQRMVRTTWRVFSPPDPPSYCDTLVSKQQVDPPRYEQSVPKQMIGKRGRDPWSPDERQRKLLLTSPPPGSPSPTPTEVNTPSVLSLSPASIRPTNFTHASSPDDLDHNGITRIAFELRGFSDDQIRELIIRSGRQHLLAMPEHTDLPSEFEKVGFANVEIIKQHVDKMIERRLKLHVIDIDKIVDRALSDFSHHEVDILEQVQAGNSEVNNTASECMEEMDKQAQKHVRDMKEQAQQHELDMEEKVEQRLCDIEIAEQRLSDMEKMAEQRLRDIEKQGFELENEFGKLKRWLNIPAQSLLDGQRGTEARRISI; this comes from the exons ATGACCACCACATCACAAAACCCGCACTGCGTCATGAAGAATAAGGCAGTCCTTGTTTCTATACCCGATTCCGAATTTTCTTGTCGTACTCGCCTTTTTATTGCCCATGATAGAACTGCCAACGAAGGATCCATCTCGATTCGGTTTACGGCACAGCTTGCTAACCTGAGAGGCAGATCACAGGTGCTGACGTTGATTATCCCTCCAGAAATAGTCGGAAATTGTGAATTAGTCTGGGCAAGTGACGACGACCTCTGTCCATACCGTTTGCTTACCAAGCTCCCGGCGCCTGAGACCGAACCTTCAGCCGTCTCAACACTGCGTCTGATACTCAATAATACTG ACTTGAATTTTGCTGCATTTGCGAAAATCTGTCAATCCAAATCTCTACTTCTACACATTTCCCAACGACAATTTGGGGACGAAGAACGTGGTCAGCTAAAAGCTTTCTTGGGTGCCCTACGAAAAAGCAATCTGCGGGAAAAGCTTTTCGGCACTAAACGTCAACGCATGGTCCGGACAACTTGGCGTGTTTTTAGTCCGCCCGACCCACCCTCATATTGTGACACACTCGTGTCCAAGCAGCAGGTGGATCCACCCCGATATGAGCAATCCGTGCCTAAACAGATGATTGGAAAACGAGGCAGAG ACCCATGGTCACCTGAtgaaagacaaagaaaacTACTCCTTACATCCCCTCCGCCAGGCTCTCCCTCTCCCACTCCCACAGAAGTCAATACACCGAGTGTTCTCTCCCTGTCACCGGCCTCAATACGCCCAACCAACTTTACGCATGCGTCCTCTCCCGACGACTTAGATCACAACGGAATTACGCGTATTGCATTTGAGCTTCGCGGGTTTTCCGATGACCAGATCCGCGAACTCATTATCAGGTCAGGACGGCAACATCTACTGGCCATGCCAGAACACACTGACCTACCATCCGAGTTTGAGAAAGTCGGATTTGCCAATGTCGAGATAATCAAACAACACGTCGATAAGATGATTGAACGCCGCCTCAAATTACATGTTATCGACATCGACAAGATTGTCGATCGTGCCTTGAGCGACTTTAGTCATCACGAAGTCGATATTCTTGAACAGGTCCAGGCTGGTAACTCCGAGGTAAACAATACGGCTAGTGAATGTATGGAGGAAATGGACAAACAAGCGCAAAAGCACGTGAGAGATATGAAAGAACAAGCGCAACAGCATGAGCTTGATATGGAAGAAAAAGTGGAACAGCGTTTGTGTGATATAGAAATAGCAGAACAGCGCTTGAGTGATATGGAAAAAATGGCGGAACAGCGCTTGCGTGATATCGAGAAGCAGGGATTTGAGCTTGAGAACGAATTCGGAAAGCTCAAGCGCTGGCTCAATATTCCTGCCCAGTCCCTACTTGATGGCCAGCGGGGCACTGAGGCTAGACGCATTTCCATTTAG